The Vitis vinifera cultivar Pinot Noir 40024 chromosome 16, ASM3070453v1 DNA segment GGATATCAAAATCTTAGGTGGAAGTGTTTTAAGGAGCTGCATTTGAGTTAAAttaaactttcaaaaatatttaaattatttttaattaccttttaaaatataactaaaGAAGAATCACCATTTGAGATGggataaatataagaaattctCTTATCCTATTTTTTTGAGACTAGTCCTAAAGATCTTTAAATATGTGtagcatgattttttttaaaaaaaaatttaattaataaataagggTTTAATTTAGAGTTGAAAAAAATCCTCCATAGAAGTGCCTTAAGGAGGTACATTTGAGTTAAACTAAACTACTAAactattgtaaaataataataataatattaataatcaatcaaaaaaaaaaaacctaacttattaaaaataggaCAAATCAAATTTTCCTCGAAAAACCCAAAAGAAGAAAGCCTAAGAACAACATCGATCCAGTTCTTGTTTGTGAATATATAGATGTAACCattgtttttcttccttttgttgGCGGTTTTATAAGTGTGTTGAAGAGAGTGGAGGGCTCTACAAGTCTAAAACCTCAACTTCCATTCCTCCCTCCCAAAACATCTTTTCCTCTGCTTCCGTTAAAAACtccctttttatttgtttaatcaaAACTAGGGAGTGGCTCACTTCATCAATCTTGCACATTTTTAACTCTATTCTATTGTATTTAAACgtggttttaaaaaatgtttctaacatttttaacacttaaatgataaaaaattttaagtattaaaaatattaaatgtgttttctaaaattactatcaaacaaacTCTTCATCAAGGTGTGTgtgaatgttatttttttcccatttctttttATGTGTGGTTTCTCAATGGAATTTACAATTTAGGTGGATTTAACTTCAATtaataaagattaaattaatGTGATTATGTAGAGTTaagaatttctttctttttctttgcccTTGTTAAAGATTCCACAGGAGATGAGGGATAAGTTTCTTAGAGTGGAAGACATGAAGAaggatgataaaaataatgacCACTCAGACCCTTCTTTTGATCTTGAGTCATTAAAAAAGGCTGTACAAAAATGCAGAGAAAATAGAGAGCGTTTAATGAGACAGAAACCTCTCGAGAGGGGATTTCTGGAAGAAGAACCTCAGACACGGATGGGAATCAGCGATGATGAAGAAAAGGAGAGAATTAGGAGACGGAATAATGGGCTCATCGTTCAATTGGAATGGGAGAAGTTGGAAATGGAGAAGAAACGGAGGATGGAACAGATTGGAGTCGgccatgaagaagaagaagaagaagaggagctAGGAAAAACGGAGACTTCCCCAAGATTGCAATAATCGAATCATTCTAAGATTGGAGTCGAAGATTCTGGGCGGAAGAGAAGGAGGTGTGTGTGAAGGTGCTGCAAATACCAGCTAAGTAGACTTCAACAACAATAATATTCTGGTTTTTTCATGCAAAGTGTTCTTCATTCACTGGTTAATATTCTTAGGGTTTCTTCTTTTGGGGTTTTCTGAAAGATTTGTTCCGGTATCAGTTTTTGAAGTGGAGATCTAGCCATGTCATGCTGGTTGATTCTTGGTGAATAAACAGTCTGTAGTACTTTtcattaattttcctttttattttcctggaaagaaaaagaaaaaaatttagttaTGGATTCCCCTATTGATGATGCATGAATTAATCTATCCTGTTTTTAAGGATTGTTTGTCTTGGAAGGTGACTTAAAAActactttaattttataaaaattaaggataatttcaatattttaaagggatttgtttaacttaaaaatcaaccattaatatttttatttcatctctAAGCATGATTCCACCAAATATTTAGGATAGCTATTATAACGGGGAAATAGGGTTTCTAATTTGTGTTAGGAAAGGTTTCTAATTGGTAAGGATACATATAGAAGCATATGTGAAGTGGAGCGCATCACCTCACAATCACAATTCTTTTTGAATAagtttttttgttcctttcctCTGGTGAAGATATGAAGGGTTACTCGCAAAGGAGAAAGCGCTTAGTGAGAGAGAAAGGTCTCAAGAGGCCCATtgtcaaagaagaagaagaaccggaatccaaggaagaagaaaggctcGTGGAAGAAGAACCTAAGAAATTGAGCATAGAGGAAGAAGAGGAGGCCCAGAGACGGATGAAAATCAACCATGATGAAGAAAAGGAGCGAAGTGGGAGAATTTTTATGGAAAgtattattgaaattttatctGATGAGATGGAAATTCATCGGATGAAGCAGATTGCAATTGATCTTCTTGAAGGTTTCAAGACTGGGATAAGAGAGATGAATGATAATATGAATATCGCTTTACTTCATATCAAAAGTATTATTGCAATTTTATCCAATGAGTTGGAAATTCGGCGAAGACGAATGGTCCACAGTGGAGTTGATTTTCCCGAagatttcaaaaattgaaaattttggtgtGCTCTCATTAAGGCTAACCAGTGAAAGCACaacaaagatgaagaagaatggaaACACCCAATTTTGTAGTGGAGAGTCTGGAGACTATTATAACTTTAgtcattgatatttttttttgggtttaattttttttttttttgggtttaatgTCATCCATTGTGGAATTACAATCATATTGTCCTTCTATTCTATGGGCTGATaataattaatcacataattaCTTTCATACTAGAAGTTATCTCCTTTACAAATATATCTCCTACTTTCtagatattaattaatatatatcattgcctaaaaatttaattattttcctttaattgttattttaatacaaatatCAACCTTCAATTCATAGTAGTTTTATTTAgtgaaaattataattttatttttatttttattctaagtGAATTCAAGTATTAAAGTATTTATAATAACATCTCTTTTCTTTGCAAGTTAttaaaagttattaaattaactaaaaataaaataagatatgttTCATATtctaccaaaatatttttttacaaatctttaatcttttatctttcaaagaaaatagcattggaagaaaaaaaaaataattaaatcatttttcactaACTAATATACTATGTGAATTGATATATTTTAGAAATCATAATATAAGCATTGAAATATTAACCCAATATCTATTAGGGTAACTCTTTTACCATTTGAAATATTAATCTAATGTAAATATGTTGGATATTAAGAAtaaacaaaatttccaaaatcaaaCAAGTATATAAAAAACTCATAATCTTTTACCAAGAAAACCTCACATtaattgtggagataaaaaatcaaaggatttagtaatttagtaaatttaagtTCACTGTTTAAGATTCAGTCACATAATTAgtgaatttattttcaataattttagtttaattatacTGATTGATGTGAATaagttacttttagttgaatagaaaaataaaatatttttggctttttttttattcaagccaaaaaataaacaccacctaaatcaaagtttggaattaaaataaataattatatataatttatcaaataaaagtgggaaaaaaaatcacaattatatgaattctttttaaatagttttttttttttggttttttgctaTTGTGAAGATTTGTTACAGGTGAAGGATTGCACAGactcttgttttgattttgaatgcATGGAAAAGAGAGAGCGCTTAATGAGAGAGAAAGCTCTCAAGAGGCCTTTTCTGCAAGAAGATCAAGAAGAACCTGAGATGGAAGAAAGGGACGAAGAAGACAAAGTACAGGAAAGAGAGAGGCCTGTGGAGGAAGAACCTGAGAATCTGAGCGTAGATAAAAAAGAGCCTTGGAGACCGATAGAAATTTATACCGAAGATGAAGAACACCGAGCACCTGAGAAATACGAGGAAGAAGAATGGCCCCTGAATAATATGCTCGATGTACTTTGTGTAGTCATGAAGCCTGAATTGGATGCTCGGTGGGATGAGAAGAATGCAGTTGGTCATGGAGAAGAGAAACCCCAGAAGGAAGCAAAGTTGGTGGGtgaaaataaagatgaaaaagaaTGGGAGCCAAAGAAATCGAATAATTCTAATAGGCAACCAAGTGCTGAAGACTCTCTGCCGGAAATGCCGGAGGAGTTGAAGAATCACATCCAAGAAATGGGTGGAAGGAGTGTGAAGTTCCTGATGGAGAGGAGGATGTTCAAGACTGATGAAGGGAGCCACTTGCCGATTCCCATTCAAGAAATACtaacagaagaagaagagagaatgTTTTTGGGGGAAGGAATAGGAATGGAAGTGGAGGTTGTAGAGCCTTGTCTTCAACACGCTCACATAGCCATCAGGAAGTGGAAGGTGGGAAAGGGCCACAACTACGTCTTCGCAAACAAGAACTGGGTCAATGTTGTCGAGAGAAATGCACTCTGGAAAGGCACCGTAGTCCAGGTGTGGTCCTTTCGGAACATGGATTCCAAGCTGTGCTTTGCTGTCGTTAGGGTttaaggaggaggaggagaagaagatgatggCAGCACAAGCCTATAGCACTGCGAATACCAGCTAAGTAGATTTGATGCTATACCACCTTCAAGAACAATAATATTCTTAGAATTTTTCATGCAATTGTTGTAATTCTTAGAGTTTCTGATTCGTGATGAATAAACAGTTTGTAGTTTTTCGTTAATTTTCTTGATTCTTGATCTTTGGCTTGTTCCCCAAACACCATCAATGATGTGGGTTCCAGTGATGTTGGCCAACTATGGCAAactttatagaataaaaattatgttgtattctaaaatttttcattttaaaaaatataaaaatattcatgattaagatatttaaactttataaataatttttttatattatgttatttaaaatatataaaaattattaatatatatatatatatatatatatatatatatatatatatatatatatatatattaaataatacatatattgatattagtttataatatatttttataaatttttgagttctttttaaccataaattatattttatcataaaaaaaattattttacaaactaattaatataaaaaataaaaattgataaaaaataaataaatttatgatatatggatcatatattaaataatacatatattgatattatt contains these protein-coding regions:
- the LOC109124197 gene encoding uncharacterized protein LOC109124197 translates to MKGYSQRRKRLVREKGLKRPIVKEEEEPESKEEERLVEEEPKKLSIEEEEEAQRRMKINHDEEKERSGRIFMESIIEILSDEMEIHRMKQIAIDLLEGFKTGIREMNDNMNIALLHIKSIIAILSNELEIRRRRMVKDCTDSCFDFECMEKRERLMREKALKRPFLQEDQEEPEMEERDEEDKVQERERPVEEEPENLSVDKKEPWRPIEIYTEDEEHRAPEKYEEEEWPLNNMLDVLCVVMKPELDARWDEKNAVGHGEEKPQKEAKLVGENKDEKEWEPKKSNNSNRQPSAEDSLPEMPEELKNHIQEMGGRSVKFLMERRMFKTDEGSHLPIPIQEILTEEEERMFLGEGIGMEVEVVEPCLQHAHIAIRKWKVGKGHNYVFANKNWVNVVERNALWKGTVVQVWSFRNMDSKLCFAVVRV